Proteins encoded within one genomic window of Coffea eugenioides isolate CCC68of unplaced genomic scaffold, Ceug_1.0 ScVebR1_516;HRSCAF=1206, whole genome shotgun sequence:
- the LOC113758446 gene encoding DNA ligase 1-like, with product MGVVEKMSENLESTEAKRDSLRKSIMMVMLDCRDFEKHLETSQKCLIECLSELESREKHLDSVRDSLSQNFEELGLKVKEVEDKEKDLILLQQKGMEELELKEKEWALKKEEFDEEFRKREVKLSEKEKAAEGLFGKLENEKNETVALEILMEERLRELWLKEEGLEQWSKEIEKRESELDEREKNVMECEKRVGSEELAAMRVEREREIEMKEKEVRLMREDLEFKEKAIEFERAVNEKRQKELDIREKQLEEREKQYEITQKCLQEVHLKEKECLLEKELLQKGSKELEVKRKELEDRIKGIKELEMREKQLEKKEEEVEVRERQLKRKREEVEVMEKQLGKKKKEEYQLEKELLEKGNRELELKKKEFEDRIKEYDLREKELELKEEKLADKLHACLKTNPVETVVDERAISNSTSRQFTFAVELDQLDIRMFLNEREVNLESPDEVFKDLQSSGDPVYFVLTAVEALYPPYLRKVDMVFEGRVASCCILLLEQLLRLSPQIQPSAKSGALKLASEWKAIIETGNVLEVLGFLYLLASFDLASAFDVKEVMNFLEIVAQNQKTPELCRLLGLTDKIPGFIMDLTKKKRYLLAFEYVYEFNLVDKI from the exons ATGGGAGTGGTGGAAAAGATGTCTGAGAATCTTGAATCTACAGAGGCCAAGAGAGATAGCCTCAGGAAATCAATTATGATGGTTATGCTGGATTGCAGGGATTTTGAGAAGCATCTGGAGACATCCCAAAAGTGTTTGATAGAATGCCTGAGTGAACTTGAGTCCAGGGAGAAGCACTTGGACTCTGTTCGGGACTCGTTGAGCCAGAATTTTGAAGAGTTGGGGTTGAAAGTTAAGGAAGTTGAGGATAAAGAGAAGGATTTGATTTTGTTGCAACAGAAAGGGATGGAGGAGTTGGAGTTGAAAGAGAAGGAGTGGGCTTTGAAAAAGGAGGAGTTTGATGAGGAGTTTAGGAAGAGAGAAGTGAAATTGAGTGAGAAAGAGAAGGCCGCAGAAGGGCTTTTTGGGAAGTTGGAGAATGAGAAGAATGAGACAGTCGCGCTGGAGATATTGATGGAGGAGAGGCTTAGGGAGTTGTGGTTGAAAGAGGAGGGTCTTGAGCagtggagcaaagaaattgagaagagagagagtgagctTGATGAGAGGGAGAAAAATGTTATGGAATGCGAAAAAAGAGTTGGTTCCGAGGAGTTGGCTGCGATGAGGGTGGAGCGCGAAAGGGAAATTGAGATGAAGGAGAAAGAGGTGAGATTAATGAGAGAGGATCTTGAGTTTAAGGAGAAAGCGATTGAGTTTGAACGAGCGGTAAACGAAAAGCGACAAAAAGAACTAGATATACGGGAGAAGCAAttggaagagagagagaaacaatATGAGATTACACAAAAGTGTTTGCAGGAGGTTCATTTGAAAGAGAAGGAATGCCTATTGGAAAAGGAGCTGCTCCAAAAGGGAAGTAAAGAATTGGAAGTGAAAAGGAAAGAACTTGAGGATAGGATTAAGGGCATAAAAGAACTTGAAATGAGGGAGAAGcaattggaaaagaaagaagaagaagttgaAGTCAGGGAGAGGcaattaaaaaggaaaagggaagaagttGAGGTGATGGAGAAGCAACtgggaaagaaaaagaaagaggaataCCAACTGGAAAAAGAGTTACTCGAAAAAGGAAATAGAGAATTGGAACTGAAaaagaaggaatttgaggataGGATTAAGGAATATGATTTGAGGGAAAAAGAGCTTGAATTGAAAGAGGAAAAACTTGCTGATAAACTTCATGCTTGTCTGAAGACAAATCCAGTTGAAACGGTAGTTGATGAGAGAGCTATCAGTAACTCCACTTCTCGTCAATTTACATTTGCTGTGGAGTTGGATCAGCTGGATATCCGTATGTTTCTAAATGAGCGTGAAGTGAACCTTGAGTCACCAGATGAAGTTTTTAAGGATCTTCAATCATCCGGAGACCCTGTATACTTTGTACTAACTGCAGTGGAGGCACTTTACCCTCCCTATTTGAGGAAGGTGGATATGGTGTTTGAGGGAAGGGTTGCCAGTTGTTGTATCCTTTTGTTAGAGCAGCTACTTAGACTTTCCCCACAGATTCAACCTTCTGCAAAAAGTGGAGCATTGAAACTTGCTAGTGAATGGAAGGCAATTATTGAAACTGGAAATGTATTGGAGGTCTTGGGCTTCTTGTATCTTTTGGCGTCCTTTGACTTGGCTTCTGCATTTGACGTAAAGGAGGTCATGAACTTTTTAGAGATTGTTGCTCAGAATCAGAAGACACCTGAATTGTGTCGTCTTCTTGGTTTGACAGATAAAATCCCTG GCTTTATCATGGATCTCACTAAAAAGAAGCGGTATCTTCTTGCATTTGAATATGTTTATGAGTTCAATCTGGTTGATAAAATT
- the LOC113758445 gene encoding uncharacterized protein LOC113758445: protein MTTAINRLESHVYGKLPSQPEVNPRKCKCHDAEEWLEKTKKVEKEKELLDVFRKVEINIPLLDAIKQIPKYAKFLKDLCTHKRKLRGDERIAVGENVSAMLQRKLPPKCGDPGMFTIPCKIGNTPIRKAMLDLGASINVMPKTIFASLNLGPLKETAIIIQLADRTNAYPEGLVEDVLVQVNELVFPADFYILDMGDEKSLNPSPILLGRPFLSTARTKIDVNEGTLSMEFDDETVNFNIFYAMKYPEESNSVFAVSAIEPFVQETFELDGKDALEVALIKHLELGVTLDVDLREDLLHAVEALHSLPPVSPRYELTSLFVPEAQTKLLPSVVQAPELELKPLPKHLKYAFLGDRETLPVIISAHLSPSQEDRLVRILREHKEAIGWSIADIKGISPSLCMHRIRLEDDARPVRQAQ from the exons ATGACAACTGCCATCAATCGCTTGGAGTCCCACGTTTATGGAAAACTACCATCGCAACCCGAGGTAAATCCCAGGaaatgtaagtgccatgacgctgaggagtg GCTGGAGAAGACAAAAAAggtagagaaggaaaaagagcttTTAGATGTGTTCCGAAAAGTGGAGATTAACATCCCTTTACTGGATGCAATCAAGCAGATACCGAAATACGCTAAATTTCTCAAGGATCTGTGCACCCATAAGAGGAAACTGAGAGGGGACGAAAGAATAGCGGTGGGAGAGAATGTGTCAGCAATGCTCCAAAGAAAGCTTCCACCCAAGtgcggagatccaggtatgttcacGATCCCCTGTAAGATCGGGAATACACCGATCAGGAAAGCAATGTTAGATTTAGGGGCGTCAATCAATGTGATGCCAAAGACCATTTTTGCTTCTCTAAATCTTGGGCCACTTAAAGAAACAGCCATCATAATCCAACTAGCTGATCGCACAAATGCATATCCAGAGGGGCTAGTTGAGGATGTCTTGGTTCAGGTAAATGAATTGGTCTTTCCTGCAGATTTTTATATCTTGGACATGGGAGATGAAAAATCATTAAACCCTTCACCTATCTTGTTAGGTAGACCATTTCTTAGCACTGCCAGAACTAAAATAGATGTGAATGAGGGTACTTTGTCAATGGAATTTGATGATGAAACTgtgaatttcaatattttttatgCGATGAAGTATCCAGAGGAATCTAACTCGGTCTTTGCTGTGAGCGCTATTGAGCCTTTTGTGCAGGAAACTTTTGAATTAGATGGCAAAGACGCATTGGAAGTGGCTCTAATCAAGCATCTGGAGTTGGGTGTAACTCTTGATGTGGACCTAAGGGAAGATTTGCTCCATGCTGTTGAAGCCTTACACTCACTTCCACCCGTATCCCCAAGGTATGAGCTTACTTCTCTTTTTGTGCCAGAGGCTCAGACAAAGTTGCTCCCTTCAGTTGTGCAGGCACCGGAGTTAGAACTAAAGCCTCTCCCGAAGCATCTAAAGTACGCATTCCTAGGAGACCGGGAGACACTTCCGGTGATCATCTCTGCACACCTATCTCCAAGTCAAGAGGACAGACTGGTGCGAATCCTTAGGGAACATAAGGAGGCAATTGGGTGGAGCATAGCCGATATTAAAGGGATTAGCCCGTCCTTGTGTATGCACCGGATAAGACTCGAGGATGATGCAAGGCCAGTGAGGCAAGCACAGTGA